AGGAAGACCTATGGCCGAATTGCTGCTGATCCTGGTTGGCGCCGTTTTCGTCAACAACTTCGTTCTCGCCCGGTTCCTCGGCATCTGCCCCTTCCTCGGCGTC
The window above is part of the Desulfuromonadales bacterium genome. Proteins encoded here:
- a CDS encoding Rnf-Nqr domain containing protein, with the protein product MAELLLILVGAVFVNNFVLARFLGICPFLGV